In Chitinophaga nivalis, a single genomic region encodes these proteins:
- a CDS encoding endo-1,4-beta-xylanase, with protein MVVYIYRNKFLTILLIIFIVFAIAFGCKQQSYCNTARVNEEETPFMDLLKGHDWQHFSGAVVKPEGIWIQGLDRGIVPKIAAPEESWTEDDNKKATDNPPYNLQGPYLRVQGDFIITATISVQSEKSALLYFCGQLPDIYDEWKQEGKAIAIGVKAQQLQLIVHDGKQAIHKSAADIGRVKKVQFHLKKTGDKIEWYVDNIFAGVLRDTNGIFASGKVYFGAAAERGSSFLLHQLMARAANTRSKVTVMDYQLHTVPYFVNTLRTVANLLPRHLYIGAALTAHPLLTDSLYARTAAAQYNIITPENDMKFQFIHPQRHLYAFAEADAVVDFAHRNKIDVQGHTLAWHEAIPAWVHELENNPEEIKKVYTEHISTVVSHYKGKLAAWDVVNEPIRDKNLDRQKGLRESSPWFKALGEQYIDIAFNLAHRIDPAAKLYINEYGVENLVLNDPNNKCNALYQLVKRLLQRRVPVHGIAFQMHEDMGEGHRPVDPEALAYTMKKFTDLGLEVRVSEMDVYLHTDKVTPSLQQKQATYFKEILAVCMNNPNCTGFSTRGFTDRYSSLGWRAAETAAVDYGNGLPFDTDMRPKPVYHALLQQLQHK; from the coding sequence ATGGTGGTATACATCTACCGCAATAAGTTCCTGACTATATTGCTGATCATATTTATCGTATTCGCAATTGCTTTCGGATGCAAGCAACAAAGTTATTGCAACACCGCACGTGTCAATGAAGAAGAAACACCTTTCATGGACCTCCTCAAGGGCCACGACTGGCAACACTTTTCAGGCGCTGTAGTCAAGCCGGAAGGTATATGGATACAAGGTCTCGACAGAGGTATTGTGCCGAAAATAGCCGCGCCGGAAGAATCCTGGACCGAAGATGACAACAAAAAAGCAACCGACAATCCACCTTATAATTTACAGGGACCTTATTTACGCGTACAGGGCGATTTCATCATCACGGCTACCATCTCCGTTCAATCAGAAAAAAGTGCGCTGTTATACTTCTGTGGACAGCTACCAGACATCTACGATGAATGGAAACAGGAAGGAAAAGCTATTGCCATCGGCGTTAAAGCACAGCAATTGCAACTGATTGTTCATGACGGCAAACAAGCTATACACAAATCTGCAGCAGACATCGGGCGTGTAAAAAAAGTACAGTTTCACCTCAAAAAAACCGGCGATAAAATTGAATGGTATGTCGATAATATTTTCGCCGGCGTGCTGAGAGATACCAACGGCATTTTTGCCTCCGGCAAAGTATATTTCGGCGCAGCAGCAGAAAGAGGCAGCAGCTTTCTGTTGCACCAGCTCATGGCCAGAGCGGCGAATACACGCAGTAAAGTAACGGTGATGGATTATCAGCTGCATACCGTCCCCTACTTTGTGAATACCCTGCGAACCGTCGCTAATCTTTTACCCAGGCATTTATACATTGGTGCAGCCCTCACGGCTCACCCGCTCCTGACGGACAGCCTGTATGCCAGAACAGCGGCGGCCCAATACAACATCATCACCCCTGAAAACGATATGAAATTCCAGTTCATACATCCGCAGCGGCACCTGTATGCTTTTGCAGAAGCAGATGCGGTGGTAGATTTTGCCCATCGCAACAAAATAGATGTACAGGGCCATACCCTCGCCTGGCATGAAGCCATCCCGGCCTGGGTGCATGAACTGGAAAACAATCCGGAAGAAATCAAAAAAGTCTATACAGAACATATCAGTACAGTCGTCTCTCACTATAAAGGAAAGCTAGCAGCATGGGACGTTGTGAATGAACCTATCCGGGATAAAAACCTGGACCGGCAAAAAGGGCTGCGGGAATCTTCTCCCTGGTTCAAGGCACTGGGTGAACAATACATAGATATCGCCTTTAATCTGGCGCACCGCATTGATCCGGCGGCCAAATTGTATATCAACGAATATGGCGTGGAAAACCTGGTATTAAATGATCCCAACAATAAATGCAATGCACTTTACCAACTGGTAAAAAGATTGTTGCAACGCCGCGTACCTGTTCATGGTATTGCCTTTCAGATGCATGAAGATATGGGAGAAGGGCATAGACCTGTAGATCCGGAAGCACTGGCTTATACGATGAAAAAATTTACAGACCTGGGGTTGGAAGTCAGGGTATCTGAAATGGATGTTTATCTGCACACAGATAAAGTAACACCTTCCTTACAACAAAAACAGGCCACCTATTTTAAGGAGATTCTGGCGGTATGCATGAACAACCCAAACTGTACGGGGTTTAGCACCAGGGGCTTCACTGACCGGTACTCTTCACTGGGCTGGCGTGCAGCGGAAACCGCCGCCGTAGATTATGGAAACGGATTACCATTTGACACCGATATGCGTCCAAAACCGGTTTATCATGCTTTATTACAGCAACTACAACATAAATAA
- a CDS encoding DEAD/DEAH box helicase, translated as MIKFTANYSYTNPNFVVQNLVTQPVDSPYLSVYYVIKNILQRGCPTMLSEHLQQHFGKDFQQRDDFKTPFLLIDTAVPVWQDTIKGDKQKNYYPAKTFFEKLIPDHFGEYAFIQALLLPEAEINDIVQEYNETFVGQAVDFFLPQAKMVIEIDGQQHKRDDRIRVQDNIRDTYLAAKGVTTFRIPLKAFNDGSFVSIITDIKKFLALKENKLQLYRTTFQQLQTHGIDPVVMQEKLLPTAIMRLQLLILELLINGQLSIAADTWQLHLQERDVSGFASLALQDLLMWLAPLCQLRKLPFTAPRLDIQVTTADGGKMLPKKGYVNIDFSLLKRYTDEHLHETDTLFVRTDYFGSEQNYFVASTTSPVTYAIINDDNADQSALRFFLKNIFDKDDFREGQFAIIANALSRWDTIGLLPTGGGKSICYQLACLLQPSINFVVSPIKSLMYDQQDNVKSLLITNTGFITGDLPPEEKERVQREFSQGKYLFIWISPERFQIKSFREYLAAVNSRFSIAYAVIDEVHCLSEWGHDFRTSYLNLARTIQQYCRDARFIGLTATASVHVLKDIRIEFQIKDENVKTLKDYSRKELQFEVIADKGNKLELLKNKLHQLNQVADFIGKKDKAALIFSPNVNGPFGCYELANYINTLYPDQARFYSGEVPVMNEYDDQGRKTNRKIPVMPPEEFTRYKNEVQHQYKHNKFPLLAATKAFGMGIDKQNIHYTIHYGIPGSVESLYQEAGRAGRWNKSLPENQDVVARCLVLHSHETVDPQLVDEIFDVNTDIARIAEINKEVGFSGKDIFKIIFLFLQGHKEITEDFILIRFLIDHYFKADSIVKVFWRDAIRELATYSQQHYGKLLTVKETEIQKGIYKLSLLGIVKDWTTDFVNLYEVSFHQMQEAAVLYTLTKYIHKYEPTTNVEEQVRMVKKDNLTDQCICFLLQWTWDNIVYKRRQSIKTLSDWCLDFRNSEFFKQRIDTYFQFTETTFILQHIAEHPKEYAQWFELFYHHERLIDAETAARLRDGLSRFLESYRSNVGLNVISGLVRLLLQEFDDTDGRPRLENALAQFPALFTTGEQQQILARIIALGCLLPEESRYTLAETLVPFYPDQREYLAEELQVIYLLDRPLKDNIITLKKLNLHLYEQLTKI; from the coding sequence ATGATAAAGTTTACAGCAAACTATTCCTATACGAACCCGAATTTTGTTGTCCAGAATCTGGTAACGCAGCCTGTTGATTCGCCCTATCTGTCGGTATATTATGTGATAAAAAATATACTGCAGCGGGGATGCCCGACGATGTTGTCGGAACACCTGCAGCAACATTTCGGAAAAGATTTTCAGCAGCGGGACGACTTTAAAACCCCCTTCCTGTTAATAGATACCGCGGTGCCGGTATGGCAGGATACCATCAAGGGCGATAAACAAAAAAACTATTATCCGGCAAAAACATTTTTTGAAAAACTGATTCCGGATCATTTTGGAGAATATGCTTTTATCCAGGCACTGTTGCTACCGGAAGCAGAGATTAATGATATTGTGCAGGAGTATAATGAAACATTTGTTGGCCAGGCAGTGGATTTTTTTCTGCCGCAGGCAAAGATGGTCATTGAAATTGATGGGCAGCAGCATAAGCGCGACGACCGGATAAGGGTACAGGATAATATCCGCGATACTTATCTGGCTGCCAAGGGGGTGACTACCTTCCGTATCCCATTGAAAGCCTTCAATGATGGCAGCTTTGTGTCTATCATCACTGACATCAAAAAATTTCTGGCGCTTAAGGAAAATAAATTACAACTATACCGCACCACTTTTCAGCAGTTACAAACGCATGGCATAGATCCTGTGGTGATGCAGGAGAAACTATTACCCACAGCCATCATGCGGTTGCAATTATTGATACTGGAGTTGCTCATCAATGGCCAGTTGTCAATAGCCGCTGACACCTGGCAGCTGCATCTGCAGGAAAGGGATGTCAGTGGTTTTGCGTCGTTGGCATTACAGGATCTGTTGATGTGGCTGGCCCCACTTTGTCAGCTGCGGAAACTACCGTTTACCGCACCCCGGCTGGATATACAGGTGACTACAGCGGATGGCGGAAAAATGTTGCCTAAGAAAGGGTACGTTAATATCGATTTTAGTTTGCTGAAACGCTATACAGATGAACATCTCCACGAAACAGATACCCTATTTGTACGCACAGATTATTTTGGGAGTGAACAAAATTATTTCGTTGCCAGCACCACATCGCCGGTGACTTATGCTATCATAAATGACGATAATGCCGATCAATCGGCCTTACGTTTTTTTCTGAAAAATATTTTTGATAAAGATGATTTTCGCGAAGGACAATTTGCCATTATTGCCAATGCACTGAGCCGGTGGGATACGATCGGGCTGTTACCTACCGGTGGTGGTAAATCTATTTGTTACCAGCTGGCCTGTTTGCTACAGCCCAGTATCAACTTTGTGGTATCTCCCATTAAATCCCTGATGTATGACCAGCAGGATAATGTAAAGTCGCTGTTGATCACGAATACCGGATTTATTACCGGCGACCTGCCACCGGAAGAAAAGGAGCGGGTACAAAGGGAGTTCTCGCAGGGGAAATACCTGTTTATCTGGATTTCTCCGGAACGTTTTCAGATAAAATCTTTCCGGGAATACCTGGCTGCCGTTAATAGCCGGTTTTCAATTGCCTATGCGGTAATTGATGAAGTACACTGTTTGTCGGAATGGGGGCATGATTTCAGAACCTCTTACCTGAACCTGGCCCGCACCATTCAGCAGTATTGCCGGGATGCGCGCTTCATTGGCCTTACGGCAACCGCTTCGGTGCACGTGTTGAAGGATATCAGAATAGAATTCCAGATCAAAGATGAGAACGTAAAAACGTTAAAGGATTACAGCAGAAAGGAACTGCAGTTTGAAGTGATTGCAGATAAAGGAAATAAGCTGGAGTTGTTAAAGAATAAGCTGCACCAGTTAAACCAGGTAGCTGATTTTATTGGTAAAAAAGATAAGGCGGCCCTCATCTTTTCGCCGAATGTAAATGGGCCGTTTGGTTGCTATGAATTGGCTAATTATATCAATACGCTCTATCCGGATCAGGCCCGGTTTTATTCCGGGGAAGTGCCGGTGATGAATGAGTATGATGACCAGGGTAGAAAGACCAACCGTAAGATACCGGTGATGCCGCCGGAGGAGTTTACCCGGTATAAAAACGAAGTGCAACATCAGTATAAGCACAATAAATTTCCCTTACTGGCTGCTACCAAGGCTTTCGGAATGGGGATCGACAAACAGAACATTCATTATACGATTCACTACGGTATACCGGGATCGGTAGAATCTTTGTACCAGGAAGCCGGAAGGGCCGGGCGGTGGAACAAATCTCTTCCGGAGAACCAGGATGTCGTAGCCCGTTGTCTGGTATTGCATTCGCATGAAACAGTAGACCCTCAGCTGGTAGACGAGATTTTTGATGTCAATACAGATATTGCACGGATTGCGGAGATCAATAAGGAGGTGGGATTTTCCGGTAAGGATATTTTCAAGATTATCTTTTTATTCCTGCAGGGACATAAAGAAATCACAGAAGATTTTATCCTTATCCGCTTTCTGATAGATCATTATTTTAAGGCAGACAGTATCGTTAAAGTATTCTGGAGAGACGCCATCCGGGAATTAGCTACCTATAGTCAGCAACACTATGGCAAACTCCTTACTGTAAAAGAAACAGAAATTCAAAAGGGGATTTACAAGCTTAGTTTATTGGGCATTGTGAAAGACTGGACAACAGATTTTGTAAACCTGTATGAAGTATCTTTTCATCAAATGCAGGAAGCTGCGGTACTGTATACCCTGACAAAGTATATTCATAAATATGAACCTACCACCAACGTGGAAGAACAGGTGCGCATGGTAAAAAAAGATAACCTGACAGATCAGTGCATTTGCTTTTTGTTGCAATGGACCTGGGATAACATTGTGTACAAGCGTCGGCAATCCATTAAAACGTTATCAGACTGGTGTCTGGACTTTAGAAACAGTGAATTCTTCAAACAAAGAATAGATACCTATTTCCAGTTTACAGAAACGACTTTCATCCTGCAGCATATTGCAGAACATCCGAAGGAATATGCACAATGGTTTGAACTGTTTTATCATCATGAACGACTGATAGACGCCGAAACAGCGGCGCGTTTAAGGGATGGTCTGAGCCGGTTCCTGGAAAGCTATCGCTCCAATGTAGGGTTGAATGTGATCAGTGGCCTGGTGCGTTTGCTACTGCAGGAATTCGACGATACGGATGGCAGGCCGCGGTTGGAAAATGCCCTGGCGCAATTCCCGGCATTATTTACTACCGGTGAGCAGCAACAAATCCTCGCAAGAATAATTGCATTGGGTTGTCTATTACCGGAAGAAAGCCGCTATACATTGGCAGAAACCCTCGTACCGTTTTATCCCGACCAACGGGAATACCTGGCAGAAGAACTGCAGGTTATTTACTTACTCGATCGCCCCCTCAAAGACAATATCATCACGTTAAAAAAACTGAATCTTCACTTATATGAGCAGCTTACAAAAATTTAA
- a CDS encoding winged helix-turn-helix transcriptional regulator, with translation MKQIKESSTNFSNKENLIAICTEAYAMDLIGARWKLSIFYELKYGPARFSELKKKIANVTERMLTLHLREMERDGLVNRTVYPEVPARVEYSLTDSASELLPVWDYLRAWGKRHRTRQEGEEPGPFTITPIC, from the coding sequence ATGAAGCAGATAAAAGAATCCTCTACCAACTTTTCCAACAAGGAAAACCTGATCGCCATATGTACAGAAGCCTATGCCATGGACCTCATCGGCGCCAGGTGGAAGCTGTCTATTTTTTATGAGTTAAAATACGGGCCGGCGCGCTTTTCGGAGCTAAAGAAGAAAATCGCCAATGTAACAGAACGTATGCTCACCTTACATTTACGTGAAATGGAGCGGGATGGACTGGTCAACCGTACGGTATATCCGGAAGTACCTGCCCGGGTAGAGTATTCGCTGACCGATAGTGCCAGCGAGTTATTGCCGGTATGGGATTATCTGCGCGCCTGGGGAAAACGCCACCGCACCCGGCAGGAGGGTGAGGAACCAGGTCCCTTCACCATCACGCCGATTTGTTAA
- a CDS encoding serine hydrolase domain-containing protein — protein sequence MKTIVATVLCSMVLSAAAQVTPAANLQRIDQFVTREMAKGNVTGATVLIIKDGQPVYNKAFGYADVPSKRPMQLDNIFRIASFTKAVTSVAALILLEDGRFLLDEPVSKYIPAFKNPKVLVDFHAADSSYTTRPAAREITIRDLMSHTSGIDYGAISQDPAMQAIYARAGVTVGIGSHSTLAAAVNKVAALPLKHDPGVAWTYGLNTDILGYLIEIWSGMSLDAFFRTRIFEPLQMKDTYFRIPAAKAGRLVTLQQRGEHGLEPVTGTIFEATQPGYPFDDNVYFSGGGGLSGTAADYGRFLQMLLNKGVYKGSHIISETGVSLLLRNQLTGTANAEAFQFGLGVGVVNSRNKFVYPMNEGSFYWIGAFNTHYWADPKEKLIGIILTQQHYPENFFGLGQYLQHLVYGAL from the coding sequence ATGAAAACTATTGTCGCCACCGTTTTATGCAGCATGGTATTATCTGCTGCCGCTCAGGTGACCCCCGCTGCCAATCTGCAGCGTATAGATCAGTTTGTAACCCGTGAAATGGCAAAAGGAAATGTGACCGGCGCCACGGTACTGATTATTAAGGATGGTCAGCCTGTTTATAACAAAGCTTTTGGTTATGCAGATGTGCCCAGTAAGCGGCCTATGCAGCTTGATAATATATTCCGTATTGCTTCCTTTACCAAAGCGGTAACCAGCGTAGCGGCCCTGATATTGCTGGAAGATGGCCGGTTCCTGCTGGACGAGCCGGTATCCAAATACATCCCGGCTTTTAAAAACCCGAAGGTATTGGTAGATTTCCATGCGGCGGATAGCAGTTATACCACCCGGCCGGCTGCCCGGGAGATTACCATCCGCGACCTGATGTCACATACCTCCGGTATCGACTATGGCGCCATTTCCCAGGACCCGGCCATGCAGGCGATTTACGCCCGGGCCGGGGTAACAGTGGGTATCGGATCGCATAGTACCCTGGCAGCTGCGGTAAACAAGGTGGCAGCATTGCCATTGAAACATGATCCCGGCGTGGCCTGGACTTACGGCCTCAATACCGATATCCTGGGGTATCTGATAGAAATCTGGAGTGGGATGTCGCTGGATGCTTTTTTCCGGACCCGCATTTTTGAGCCGCTGCAGATGAAAGATACCTACTTCCGGATACCTGCTGCCAAAGCCGGCCGGCTGGTTACCTTGCAGCAACGGGGCGAACATGGACTGGAGCCGGTGACCGGAACTATCTTTGAAGCTACACAACCCGGCTATCCATTTGATGATAACGTATATTTTTCCGGTGGCGGCGGTTTAAGCGGTACCGCTGCGGACTATGGCAGATTTCTGCAGATGCTGCTCAATAAAGGTGTGTACAAGGGGAGTCATATCATCAGTGAAACCGGTGTATCGTTGCTGCTGCGTAATCAGCTGACCGGTACTGCCAATGCGGAGGCCTTCCAGTTTGGTTTAGGGGTAGGTGTCGTCAATAGCCGGAATAAATTTGTATATCCGATGAATGAAGGATCTTTTTACTGGATTGGTGCTTTTAATACCCATTACTGGGCCGATCCGAAGGAAAAACTGATTGGTATTATACTCACACAACAACATTATCCGGAGAACTTTTTCGGGCTGGGGCAATACCTGCAGCATTTGGTGTACGGGGCCTTATAG
- a CDS encoding Crp/Fnr family transcriptional regulator — translation MTHLLREEIEKTILLTDEEFDLVLAAFKKKQFKKHQFIVQEQEPVLYEHFILSGLAKAAHLDKEGKEHITQFAFEGSWITDPHAYHSIVPASLNIDCLEDTETLALSREDRAYLYKRVPKMAVFFSEKTIADYITLQKRTLCLISTNAKERYESLLLRHPTLLQRVSKTHIASYLGLSRETLSRLLTT, via the coding sequence ATGACCCATCTCTTACGTGAGGAAATCGAAAAAACCATTCTGCTTACTGATGAAGAATTTGATTTGGTGTTGGCCGCATTCAAAAAAAAGCAATTCAAAAAGCACCAGTTTATCGTACAAGAGCAGGAGCCGGTATTATACGAACATTTTATTTTGTCCGGTTTAGCAAAAGCGGCGCACCTGGATAAGGAAGGAAAAGAGCATATTACCCAATTTGCTTTTGAAGGTTCCTGGATAACAGATCCCCATGCTTATCACAGTATCGTACCGGCCTCCCTGAATATTGATTGTCTGGAAGACACGGAAACACTGGCGCTTTCCCGGGAAGATCGGGCTTATTTGTATAAGCGGGTGCCCAAAATGGCCGTCTTTTTCAGCGAAAAAACAATCGCAGATTATATCACGTTGCAAAAAAGAACCCTTTGTCTGATCAGTACGAATGCCAAAGAACGCTATGAAAGCTTATTGTTAAGGCATCCAACCCTATTGCAGCGGGTTTCCAAAACGCATATTGCCTCTTACCTCGGGCTTAGCAGGGAAACCTTAAGCCGGTTGCTCACTACCTGA
- a CDS encoding alpha/beta fold hydrolase, with amino-acid sequence MNFIVKARWMLLVACLGYDQSGSAVNKAAMEQEQAGRRSVASQTADTLSLFRVNNFRLQQGTVLPQVTLVYKTIGKLSPQKDNVILIPSWFAGTHRDSEQFLTGSNRALDPDKYFIIFTNMLGNGVSSSPSNTPPPFHGPDFPAVTLTDNVTLQAKMLQEVWGINKIKLLVGWSMGGMQSYQWAALYPEQVAAMVVFCAAARTGHYNQVFLHALESAIRLDPVFNNGHYQKTPVGGLKTFSAIYAGWGFSEPFYRKELFRQFKATTALQFIQTFWEPNFASYDANDVLSMMDTWKNGDISANEKYQHDLKQALQAIRAKTIIAPDRYDRYFPPADSENEVKFLRDGRLKIMESEWGHMTMFNREDIPAFDAPIRQLLEGK; translated from the coding sequence ATGAATTTTATTGTAAAAGCAAGATGGATGCTACTGGTAGCCTGTTTAGGTTATGACCAAAGTGGCAGCGCAGTAAACAAAGCAGCGATGGAACAGGAACAAGCAGGCAGGAGGTCCGTTGCCAGTCAAACGGCAGATACCTTATCCCTATTCCGGGTAAATAATTTCCGGTTGCAGCAGGGGACGGTATTACCACAGGTCACACTGGTATATAAAACAATCGGTAAGCTATCTCCCCAAAAAGATAATGTGATTTTAATTCCTTCCTGGTTTGCCGGTACCCACCGGGATAGTGAACAATTTTTGACCGGTAGCAACCGCGCGCTGGATCCGGATAAGTATTTTATCATCTTTACCAATATGCTGGGAAATGGTGTTTCCAGTTCTCCCAGTAATACGCCCCCGCCGTTTCATGGGCCGGATTTTCCGGCAGTTACCCTGACTGATAATGTAACACTACAGGCTAAAATGCTGCAGGAAGTATGGGGGATTAATAAGATTAAGCTGCTGGTGGGTTGGTCAATGGGCGGCATGCAAAGCTATCAGTGGGCTGCTTTATATCCGGAGCAGGTAGCTGCTATGGTTGTTTTTTGTGCGGCTGCCAGAACCGGGCATTATAACCAGGTTTTTCTGCATGCCCTGGAAAGCGCGATAAGATTGGATCCTGTCTTTAACAACGGGCATTACCAGAAGACGCCTGTTGGCGGCCTGAAAACATTCAGTGCCATCTATGCCGGTTGGGGCTTTTCAGAACCGTTTTACCGGAAAGAATTATTCCGGCAGTTTAAGGCAACGACGGCCCTGCAGTTTATCCAAACCTTTTGGGAGCCCAATTTTGCAAGCTATGATGCCAATGATGTGTTATCGATGATGGATACCTGGAAAAACGGAGACATTAGTGCCAATGAAAAATACCAGCATGATTTAAAACAGGCCTTGCAGGCCATCCGGGCTAAAACAATCATTGCACCTGATAGGTACGACCGGTATTTCCCGCCGGCAGATAGTGAAAATGAAGTGAAGTTCCTACGGGATGGTCGGTTAAAAATAATGGAATCAGAATGGGGACATATGACGATGTTTAACCGCGAAGATATACCGGCTTTTGATGCACCTATCCGGCAGCTGCTGGAAGGGAAATAG
- a CDS encoding TetR/AcrR family transcriptional regulator: MDTKTLILKTALELYNSQGVHTITSRHIAAKMGISPGNLHYHFKHTDEIIRTLYTQLSADFDAIVSVAESPENVQLETIHAFFIRSFELVYKYRFIFLHFVEISLRIPDIRKDYYALTQRREKQFIAIFEELKSRGIFRKDLTETLQQALVTQIFIMGDFWLSNNELTLRLRGSKAIKHYSNICYMMFYPYLTPSARSSLRDMEWGQGGNLKKS; this comes from the coding sequence ATGGATACTAAAACGCTAATACTGAAAACAGCGCTGGAATTATATAACAGCCAGGGGGTGCATACCATTACCAGCCGGCATATTGCGGCTAAAATGGGCATTAGTCCGGGCAATCTGCATTATCACTTTAAACATACCGATGAGATTATTAGAACTTTATATACACAGTTGTCAGCAGACTTCGATGCCATTGTATCTGTAGCCGAATCGCCGGAGAATGTGCAACTGGAAACCATACATGCTTTTTTCATCCGTTCTTTTGAATTGGTGTATAAATACCGCTTTATCTTTTTACATTTTGTAGAAATCAGCCTTCGTATTCCGGATATCCGGAAAGACTATTATGCCCTTACTCAACGCCGGGAAAAACAATTTATCGCCATTTTCGAGGAGTTGAAATCCAGGGGTATATTCCGGAAAGACCTGACGGAAACATTACAACAGGCCCTGGTAACACAGATCTTTATTATGGGCGATTTCTGGCTGTCCAATAATGAACTGACACTCCGGTTAAGAGGTAGTAAGGCCATTAAGCATTATAGCAACATCTGTTACATGATGTTTTATCCGTACCTGACACCGTCAGCCAGGTCGAGTTTACGGGATATGGAATGGGGCCAGGGAGGAAATCTAAAAAAATCCTGA
- a CDS encoding SDR family oxidoreductase, whose protein sequence is MMQQFKNKVCLITGGTNGMGFATAQEFIAAGAKVIITGRSQETVDKALAALGEAATGMVSNAGKMADIFSLQEQVRKQAGHIDVLFVNAGYGKFAPIEMVDEAHFDELFDMHVKGAFFTVQQLLPLINKGGAIIFNTSFVTAFGMPNFSVYTAAKSAVQSFIKTFSTECTARNIRVNGISPGHIKTNIFNNTGLTPADIEGVIESILPALPFKRFGEPVEIAKAVLFLASDDAAYIHGTELLIDGGLSNVK, encoded by the coding sequence ATGATGCAACAGTTTAAGAACAAAGTATGCCTGATTACCGGTGGTACAAACGGAATGGGCTTCGCCACCGCACAGGAATTTATTGCAGCGGGCGCCAAAGTGATCATCACCGGCAGAAGCCAGGAGACGGTAGATAAAGCGCTGGCAGCATTAGGTGAGGCTGCTACCGGTATGGTATCAAATGCCGGGAAAATGGCCGACATTTTTTCCCTGCAGGAACAGGTGAGAAAACAGGCAGGGCATATTGATGTTTTGTTTGTAAATGCCGGCTATGGCAAATTTGCGCCCATAGAAATGGTAGATGAAGCACATTTTGATGAGCTGTTTGATATGCATGTAAAAGGCGCTTTCTTTACCGTGCAGCAATTGTTGCCACTTATCAATAAAGGAGGGGCCATTATTTTCAATACCTCTTTTGTGACTGCCTTCGGTATGCCTAATTTTTCTGTATATACGGCCGCAAAGTCAGCTGTTCAATCTTTTATCAAAACCTTCTCTACAGAATGCACCGCCAGAAACATCCGGGTAAATGGTATCAGTCCGGGACATATCAAAACCAACATCTTCAATAACACAGGTTTAACACCGGCAGATATTGAAGGGGTGATTGAAAGTATCCTGCCTGCTTTGCCATTCAAACGTTTTGGAGAACCGGTGGAAATTGCGAAAGCCGTACTTTTCCTCGCATCTGATGATGCAGCCTATATTCACGGCACAGAACTGCTGATCGATGGCGGCCTGTCCAATGTGAAATAA